One Lucilia cuprina isolate Lc7/37 chromosome 4, ASM2204524v1, whole genome shotgun sequence DNA segment encodes these proteins:
- the LOC111690163 gene encoding uncharacterized protein LOC111690163, which yields MFGLIKHLVCILLVLQFVLGDLLFPEYQAVDKKKSNLAGRTPLYAPSRCKQHELLYPGDQVNDWICDCAPAALYHPETDACYPAFRKGPCEDGEFLVLGDNAVLPICIANDCKVDGQIKIKGVCYEFGKAGACQNAHLSYVIGVNPQTLHVDCVKLSISLESRFGEEPQHSYDLTNVDLCARGCKRAIQGRCPGRK from the exons ATGTTCGGTTTAATTAAACACCTTGTTTGTATTCTTTTggttttgcaatttgttttgggtGACTTGTTATTCCCCGAATATCAAGCTGTAGATAAGAAAAAATCCAATTTAGCT GGTCGCACTCCTTTATACGCACCTTCCCGCTGTAAACAACACGAATTGCTGTATCCTGGTGATCAAGTTAATGACTGGATTTGTGACTGTGCACCAG CTGCTCTATATCACCCTGAAACTGATGCCTGTTATCCTGCCTTCCGTAAAGGACCCTGTGAAGATGGAGAATTCTTAGTTTTGGGCGATAACGCGGTTTTACCCATTTGCATAGCAAACGATTGTAAAGTCGATGGTCAGATTAAAATTAAAGGTGTTTGTTATGAATTTGGTAAAGCTGGAGCTTGTCAAAATGCCCATCTCTCCTATGTAATTGGTGTTAATCCTCAAACTTTGCACGTGGACTGTGTTAAATTGTCCATATCATTGGAATCACGTTTTGGTGAAGAACCTCAGCATTCGTATGACTTGACCAATGTCGATTTATGTGCTCGTGGTTGTAAGAGAGCCATACAGGGACGTTGTCCAGGACGGAAATAA
- the LOC111690162 gene encoding dimethyladenosine transferase 2, mitochondrial translates to MLQTKHLLQQYTIVVNILRKYTAKPELKTFTQKKQYYGDLFPDKLLNKKQKTPSHLYITNEQTAHQINKHLEPFFQQSPCDTILELNPGIGAFTRRLLDNEEKFKKIILMETMDYFMGNLQEMHTLYPERVKVKQGDLVNIWKLVYQDKMDNGSRVQDLLRDIPNKQFEEDPNILLFGAVGSYQFFKHLINSIIFQNSFLNLGRAEMYFVVPPPIYLHLTCTSEIGYMIYRSTSILFQMLFEYRFIARLPRDEFLPAQTEYNFTKGSKLGRVRSVNPEFLYLVRIIPRRDIYKYVAPEDMPSLWYFVKQNCISRRNRIIPNLEKWIPGCGPRLIINAEEPKPSVPLYDDEDVAKLPKYSSRCCTINNNDYYPNINIYTQFGDLSASQMLTLFSLFRKWPEYKESSFLASFENSMIKMEASAEDSVEGIAEEDDDITAEQTPEDDGVTTTVQKVNAKRSRKTIKEV, encoded by the exons ATGCTTCAAACTAAACATCTACTGCAACAATACACTATAGTTGTTAACATTTTACGCAAATATACCGCCAAACCTGAACTGAAAACTTTCACTCAAAAAAAGCAATATTATGGTGACTTATTTCCCGATAAATTactcaataaaaaacaaaagacacCCTCCCACTTGTACATTACTAATGAGCAGACCGCTCATCAAATCAATAAACATTTAGAGCCCTTTTTTCAACAAAGTCCTTGCGATACAATTCTAGAGTTAAATCCCGGTATTGGAGCATTCACACGCCGTCTCTTAGATAATGAGGAGaaattcaagaaaattattCTTATGGAAACTATGGATTATTTTATGGGCAATTTACAGGAAATGCATACTTTATATCCCGAAAGAGTCAAGGTTAAACAGGGTGATTTGGTAAACATTTGGAAATTGGTCTATCAAGATAAAATGGATAATGGCTCGAGAGTGCAGGATTTATTGCGTGATATACCTAATAAGCAATTTGAAGAGG ATCCTAATATCTTGTTATTTGGAGCTGTAGGTTCTTATCAATTTTTCAAACACCTTATAAATTcgattatatttcaaaatagttttcttaatcTGGGCAGAGCTGAAATGTATTTTGTGGTACCACCTCCCATATATTTG CATTTGACTTGTACCAGCGAAATTGGTTATATGATCTACAGATCTACctctattttatttcaaatgttaTTTGAATATCGTTTTATTGCTCGTTTGCCCAGAGATGAATTTCTGCCCGCACAAACTGAATATAATTTCACAAAAGGAAGTAAGCTAGGAAGG GTACGTTCTGTTAATCCTGAATTTCTATATTTGGTAAGAATCATACCGCGTCGGGATATTTACAAGTATGTAGCACCTGAGGATATGCCTTCACTAtggtattttgtaaaacaaaattgtataagCAGACGCAATCGTATCATACCAAATCTGGA AAAATGGATACCAGGCTGTGGACCCCGCCTAATAATTAATGCTGAAGAACCTAAACCCTCAGTACCGCTATACGATGATGAAGATGTTGCAAAGCTACCAAAATATTCATCACGTTGTTGTACTATTAACAATAACGATTACTATccaaatatcaatatttatacaCAATTTGGTGATTTAAGCGCTAGTCAAATGTTAACATTATTCTCATTATTCCGCAAATGGCCGGAATATAAAGAAAGTTCATTTTTGGCTTCTTTCGAAAATAGTATGATTAAAATGGAAGCTTCTGCAGAAGACTCTGTAGAAGGTATAGCCGAAGAGGATGATGACATAACGGCAGAACAGACACCCGAAGATGATGGGGTAACAACAACAGTACAAAAGGTCAATGCTAAACGCTctagaaaaactataaaagaagtCTAA